The segment AACGTGCCTGTGGGGTTGATCGGGCTGTGGGCTACTTGGCGCTGGTTCCCACAGAGTGCGCCAGTGGTTGTTCATCGTTTTGATAGCAAGGGTTACGCCATGCTGGCTTTTGGCATGGTGGCGATTTCGGTGGCGCTGGATGGTTTGTCGGGCATGGGGCTGGGCATGGCTTTGGTCGTGGTCCTCATGGTGTTTGGCTTGGCTAGCTTGTCCAGTTACTGGATGCATGCGCTGCGCGTGGAGGAGCCACTGTTTCCGCCAGCACTGTTCAAAGTGCGCTCGCTGCGCGTGGGGCTGTTGGGGAATTTGTTCACGCGTTTTGGCAGCGGTGCCATGCCTTTTCTCATCCCCTTGATGCTGCAGGTCGGTTTGCAAATGTCGCCTATGCACGCGGGCTTGATGATGCTGGCTACCGTGATCGGCAGCATGCTGGTCAAGCGCATGACGGTACGCACCGTGCAGCGCTTTGGCTACAAGCGCGTGCTGCAGGTCAATTCGGTCATGCTGGCCATCATGCTGGCATCGTTTGGGTTGGTCACTTCCGCCACGCCGACTTGGCTGCTGCTGGTGCAGTTGTTCATCTTTGGCGGCTTTAACTCCATGCAGTTCTCGGCCATGAATTCGGTCACGCTCAAAGATATGGAGGGTGAATTTGCTAGCAGCGGCAACAGCCTGCTATCGATGGTGCAAATGCTGGCCATGAGCATGGGCGTTGCCCTGGCCGGTGCCTTGCTCACTGGCTTTAGCGATATGTGGCCGGCACAAGCGCCAGGCGGCATGCAGGCGATTCGCGCCACATTTGTAACTGTGGCTTTGATGACGTTGGCAGCGACTTTGATCTTTAGCCAGCTCGACAGTGATGAGCCCGTGCGCCCTGCGCCTGACGGCGGCGATGCTTAAATAAAGATAGCTACAAGTCGCCTAGAAATATGCGGCTGAGAGTGTTTTCACCATGAGGTGATCGTTTGTTAAGGACTACTAGCTATCAATACCGAAGTTAACTAAGCGCATCTTTTCGGCAATTGCCGAGGGGATGCGCTTTTTTGCGGCCTCTTCTTTGGTTTGGGGAGGTGTATATCGCCTGCCGCATAGCCCCTATGAGCTGGGCTATATATGAAGAGGCTTATGCGCACGTAGTCTCTTGCTAAAGGCTGCGCATTGGAATACATCTTGCATGCAAGCAGTTCAACAAATTCTGTCCCACGATCATGAGCAATTCTCACAACTCTCAACCCATACGCTTTTATCACCGCGGCGAGGTGGTCGAAGTCCAAGGCCCGCACCCCACCCGATCGGTGCTGCAGTGGCTGCGTGAGGATGCCCATTGCACGGGCACGAAGGAAGGCTGTAACGAGGGCGACTGCGGCGCTTGTACCGTGGTGATTGGCGAGCTGGCCGAGGCTGGTGATGCGCAGGCCATCAATGGACTCAAGCTGCACACGGTCAACGCCTGCATTCAGTTTCTGCCCAGCTTGCATGGCAAGGCCTTATTCACGGTGGAAGACCTGAAAAAGCAATGCGCTGGTAAAGCGACCTGTGCTGGCAAGCCTGCGGCGCAAGCTTTGCACCCGGTGCAGCAAGCCATGGTGGACTGCCACGGCTCGCAATGCGGCTTTTGCACGCCGGGCATCGTCATGTCGCTGTGGTCTAGTTATGAGCATCACCAGCAAAACAATACCCAGCCCACGCGCCAGCAACTGGCTGATGATTTGTCTGGCAACCTCTGCCGCTGTACGGGCTACCGACCTATTCTGGATGCGGGCCAGCGCATGTTTGATCTGCCGCAGGTACGCCTTGACACAGCGCCCGTGGTGGCTGCGTTGCAAAACCTGCAGAGCAGTGCCGAGGGGCTGAACTACGTGTGCAGCCAAGGGCAGCGTACCGATCACTTTCACGCGCCGCTAACGTTAGATGTGCTGGCTAACCTCTACGAAGCCAAGCCCAAGGCGCGCATCGTGGCGGGCTCTACCGATGTGGGGCTGTGGGTCAACAAACAGTTCAAAGACTTGGGCGACATCATCTATGTGGGCGATGTTGCGGAAATGAAGCGCATTGAGGTGCGACAAGGCGCTGAGGGCAGCGAGCTCTACATAGGCGCAGGGGCATCGCTTGAGGCTGCATGGAGCGCGCTGGTGCAGCGCTGGCCAAGCCTTGCCGATGTGTGGCTGCGCTTTGCTTCCAAGCCCATTCGCCACGCGGGAACCATGGGGGGAAATGTCGCCAATGGCTCGCCCATTGGTGATTCGCCCCCTGTGCTGATGGCACTGGATGCGCAGATCGAGCTGCGCAAGGGCGAACGCGTGCGCCGCATGCCGCTGCAAGATTTCTATGTCGACTACATGAAGAACCAGCTGGAGAGCGGCGAGTTTGTGCAAGCGCTGGCTGTGCCACTGACTGCCATGCA is part of the Comamonas sp. Y33R10-2 genome and harbors:
- the mdtD gene encoding multidrug transporter subunit MdtD; the encoded protein is MSELSAPNTAPHKERLLWLVAVGFFMQTLDATILNTALPSMAKELGESPMRMQSVIVAYALTTAMLIPATGWMADRFGTRRIYGLAIGLFVLGSVLCALSPSLPFLIAARVVQGVGGAMMLPVGRLAVLRSYPRGEFIRAMSFIAIPGQVGPLLGPTLGGWMVEYASWHWIFWINVPVGLIGLWATWRWFPQSAPVVVHRFDSKGYAMLAFGMVAISVALDGLSGMGLGMALVVVLMVFGLASLSSYWMHALRVEEPLFPPALFKVRSLRVGLLGNLFTRFGSGAMPFLIPLMLQVGLQMSPMHAGLMMLATVIGSMLVKRMTVRTVQRFGYKRVLQVNSVMLAIMLASFGLVTSATPTWLLLVQLFIFGGFNSMQFSAMNSVTLKDMEGEFASSGNSLLSMVQMLAMSMGVALAGALLTGFSDMWPAQAPGGMQAIRATFVTVALMTLAATLIFSQLDSDEPVRPAPDGGDA
- the xdhA gene encoding xanthine dehydrogenase small subunit; translated protein: MSNSHNSQPIRFYHRGEVVEVQGPHPTRSVLQWLREDAHCTGTKEGCNEGDCGACTVVIGELAEAGDAQAINGLKLHTVNACIQFLPSLHGKALFTVEDLKKQCAGKATCAGKPAAQALHPVQQAMVDCHGSQCGFCTPGIVMSLWSSYEHHQQNNTQPTRQQLADDLSGNLCRCTGYRPILDAGQRMFDLPQVRLDTAPVVAALQNLQSSAEGLNYVCSQGQRTDHFHAPLTLDVLANLYEAKPKARIVAGSTDVGLWVNKQFKDLGDIIYVGDVAEMKRIEVRQGAEGSELYIGAGASLEAAWSALVQRWPSLADVWLRFASKPIRHAGTMGGNVANGSPIGDSPPVLMALDAQIELRKGERVRRMPLQDFYVDYMKNQLESGEFVQALAVPLTAMQRQVRAYKISKRFDCDISALCAGFALELEGDAVKAVRLAFGGMAATVKRAASAEAALAGKAWSLENVKAAQAALAQDFKPMSDMRASADYRLKVAQNLIERLWLETRTDQPLNVDATSVWSVMPHVIPTAAVQGV